In one window of Mercurialis annua linkage group LG4, ddMerAnnu1.2, whole genome shotgun sequence DNA:
- the LOC126678778 gene encoding mitochondrial inner membrane protein OXA1, with amino-acid sequence MAYRHSLTYRSILLKRKHHPSPLSFIIHQHNEDPKQQSNSNPNLLHQHTNFTLNSSFQDRLASSSGFSFSYLTPSIGSSFCRYMSTIGEGSADEIGLISDVVLTDSSTVVQSVAPAVNEVAAAAADSFLPVAVLQHVIDAVHSFTGLNWWAAIILTTVMIRIGTVPLLINQLKATSKLTLMRPRLEEIKQQMQDTAMDPASVAEGQKRMSMLFKEFGVSPFTPLKGLFIQGPVFVCFFLAIQNMAEKVPSFKNGGAFWFVDLTTPDTLYIFPVLTALTFWITVEFNMQEGMEGNPIAGTMKNVSRVLAAASVPLTMSFPKAIFCYWITSNFFSFAYGGVIKYPGVKKYLGVPEIPVAPPSTTPQTPFSLSAVLKQALASKQIPATSSPVESQSKGSNQRITSTSVLSQKIKSLEKQVKGRKKNKKR; translated from the exons ATGGCGTACAGACACAGTCTTACCTACAGATCAATCCTTCTCAAACGGAAACACCACCCTTCACCACTTAGCTTCATTATCCACCAACACAATGAAGATCCCAAACAACAATCCAATTCAAATCCAAATTTATTGCACCAACATACAAACTTCACTCTTAACTCATCATTTCAAGACAGATTAGCAAGCAGCAGcggtttttctttttcttatcttACACCAAGTATTGGCTCTTCATTTTGTCGCTATATGTCCACAATTGGCGAAGGATCAGCAGATGAAATTGGGCTAATCAGTGACGTTGTACTTACGGATTCCAGTACTGTTGTTCAATCTGTTGCTCCTGCCGTTAATGAAGTGGCGGCTGCTGCTGCTGATTCGTTCTTGCCTGTTGCTGTTCTTCAACATGTTATTGATGCGGTTCACTCTTTTactggcttaaattg GTGGGCTGCTATAATTTTAACAACCGTGATGATTAGAATCGGAACTGTTCCGTTATTGATAAATCAACTTAAAGCTACTTCGAAACTCACT CTTATGAGACCGCGTTTGGAGGAGATCAAGCAACAGATGCAAGATACC GCTATGGACCCTGCATCTGTGGCTGAAGGCCAGAAACGGATGTCTATGCTTTTCAAGGA ATTTGGTGTGAGTCCTTTTACTCCACTGAAGGGGCTCTTTATTCAAGGCCCTgtatttgtttgtttctttttagcg ATCCAAAACATGGCAGAGAAAGTGCCATCCTTCAAAAACGGTGGAGCATTTTGGTTTGTTGATTTGACAACTCCAGATACTCTATACATCTTCCCAGTTTTGACTGCATTGACTTTCTGGATAACTGTAGAG TTCAATATGCAAGAAGGTATGGAAGGGAATCCTATTGCCGGTACCATGAAAAATGTATCTAGGGTCCTTGCTGCTGCTTCAGTTCCATTGACCATGAGCTTTCCCAAG GCTATATTCTGTTACTGGATAACATCGAACTTTTTTTCGTTCGCATATGGTGGAG TGATCAAATATCCTGGGGTAAAGAAATATTTGGGTGTTCCTGAAATACCTGTGGCTCCGCCAAGTACTACACCGCAGACTCCTTTCAGTCTGTCCGCAGTACTTAAACAAGCCCTGGCATCGAAACAGATACCTGCCACATCATCGCCTGTTGAATCACAGTCCAAGGGTTCAAATCAAAGAATAACTTCCACTTCAGTTCTCAGTCAGAAGATTAAAAGTTTAGAAAAACAAGTAAAGGGAAGGAAGAAAAACAAGAAGAGGTAA
- the LOC126676916 gene encoding long chain acyl-CoA synthetase 4-like produces MAQQQQMKYLAQVENAKEAHDGKPSVGPVYRSSFAKDGFPSPPPGMDSCWDVFRLSVEKYPNNPMFGTREIVDGKAGKYVWQTYKEVYDLVIKVGNAIRSCGVNQGEKCGIYGANCAEWIMSMEACNAHGLYCVPLYDTLGANAVEYIICHSEVSIVFVEEKKISELLKTFPNAAQYIKTIVSFGIIAPEQREELVKFGVAAYSWEEFLKLGENNQYELPEKKSSDICTIMYTSGTTGDPKGVLISNENIVTFIAGVKRLLESVNEQLTSKDVYLSYLPLAHIFDRVIEELFISHGASIGFWRGDVKLLIEDISELKPTIFCAVPRVLDRIHTGLTQKISSGGFLKNKLFNLAYAYKLKCLKKGEPHATASPICDKVVFDKVKQGLGGKVRLILSGAAPLAIHVEAFLRVVSCAHVLQGYGLTETCAGTFVSLPNNMGMLGTVGPPVPNVDVCLKSVPDMNYDALSSTPRGEVCVRGKPVFSGYYKREDLTKEVLIDGWFHTGDIGEWQPDGSLKIIDRKKNIFKLSQGEYVAVENLENIYGLAYGVDSIWVYGNSFESFLIAVVNPNVQALEHWAQENGVTGDIDSICKNAKAKEYIIGELTKIGKEKKLKGFELIKAVHLDAEPFDIERDLLTPTYKKKRPQLLKYYQTFIDDMYKKAAKPSA; encoded by the exons ATGGCGCAACAACAACAAATGAAATATTTAGCACAAGTTGAGAATGCTAAAGAAGCTCACGACGGAAAGCCGTCCGTTGGTCCGGTTTATCGGAGTTCTTTCGCTAAAGATGGTTTTCCATCGCCGCCTCCCGGCATGGACTCTTGCTGGGACGTTTTCCG ATTGAGCGTGGAGAAATATCCTAATAATCCCATGTTTGGTACCAGAGAGATTGTCGATGGcaag GCTGGCAAGTACGTGTGGCAAACATACAAAGAAGTGTATGATTTGGTTATCAAAGTTGGTAATGCTATTCGAAGCTGTGGTGTTAATCAG GGCGAAAAATGTGGTATTTATGGCGCTAACTGCGCTGAGTGGATTATGAGCATGGAG GCCTGCAATGCTCATGGGCTCTATTGTGTTCCTTTATATGACACTTTAG GTGCTAACGCTGTGGAGTATATCATCTGCCATTCAGAGGTGTCAATTGTTTTTgtagaagaaaagaaaatttctGAG CTATTAAAAACATTTCCAAATGCAGCACAGTACATCAAAA CAATTGTGAGCTTTGGCATCATTGCACCTGAGCAAAGAGAAGAGCTTGTGAAGTTTGGTGTAGCAGCATATTCTTGGGAGGAATTTTTGAAGCTG GGAGAGAATAATCAATATGAACTCCCGGAGAAAAAGTCAAGTGATATCTGTACAATAATGTATACCAGTGGAACAACTGGTGATCCAAAGGGAGTACTGATTTCAAATGAAAACATTGTGACTTTTATTGCTGGGGTGAAAAGGCTACTTGAGAGCGTCAATGAACAG TTGACTTCAAAGGATGTATATCTTTCATACCTTCCTCTTGCTCATATCTTTGATCGGGTGATTGAAGAGTTATTTATTTCACATGGCGCCTCTATAGGGTTCTGGCGAGGG GATGTCAAGCTATTAATTGAAGATATCAGTGAGCTCAAACCAACTATTTTCTGTGCTGTGCCCCGTGTGTTGGATAGAATACATACAG GTCTAACACAGAAGATTTCTTCTGGAGGCTTTTTGAAAAACAAGTTATTCAATTTAGCATACGCATA caaattaaaatgtttgaaGAAGGGGGAACCACATGCTACTGCATCACCAATTTGTGATAAAGTTGTCTTTGATAAG GTTAAACAAGGGTTGGGCGGTAAAGTACGGCTTATTCTTTCTGGAGCTGCACCTCTTGCGATCCATGTAGAAGCTTTCCTACGGGTGGTCTCATGTGCTCATGTTTTGCAAGGATATG GTCTGACAGAAACATGTGCCGGCACTTTTGTTTCGCTGCCAAATAATATGGGAATGCTAGGCACAGTGGGCCCCCCTGTGCCAAATGTGGATGTATGCCTCAAATCTGTTCCAGACATGAATTATGATGCTCTTTCAAGTACACCGCGCGGAGAAGTTTGTGTAAGGGGAAAGCCTGTCTTCTCTGGTTACTACAAACGAGAAGATCTTACCAAGGAGGTCCTGATTGACGGGTGGTTCCATACAG GTGATATTGGTGAATGGCAACCTGATGGGAGCCTGAAAATTATTGACCGGAAGAAAAACATATTTAAACTTTCACAAGGAGAATATGTTGCAGTTGAGAACTTGGAGAATATTTATGGTCTTGCTTATGGTGTTGATTCG ATATGGGTTTATGGGAACAGCTTTGAATCATTCCTTATTGCCGTTGTTAACCCCAATGTGCAAGCTCTTGAACACTGGGCACAAGAGAACGGTGTGACTGGGGACATAGACTCCATTTGCAAAAATGCAAAAGCAAAAGAATACATAATTGGAGAGCTTACAAAGATTGGCAAAGAGAAAAAG CTGAAAGGTTTTGAATTAATAAAAGCCGTCCACCTTGATGCCGAGCCATTTGACATAGAGCGTGATCTCCTCACTCCTACGTATAAGAAGAAGAGGCCTCAATTACTCAAATACTACCAG ACTTTTATCGACGATATGTATAAAAAGGCAGCTAAACCCAGTGCGTGA
- the LOC126676917 gene encoding uncharacterized protein LOC126676917 yields METQLVRLCLEAASESKDAVERWRRQRRSLQSLPSPLADDLLRRLHLRRLLYPSLLEVFKLSVEVVDLRGDNAVDAEWLAYLGAFRYLRYLNLADCHRITSSAIWALSGISNLRELDLSRCAKFNDAGIRHLLSISTLEILRFSETGVTANGVALLSSLRNLSVLDLGGLPVTDDVLTSLQVLTKLEYLDLWGSNISNKGVDVLRLFPKLSFLSIGWTNVTRLPSMPSLESLNLSNCTIESILKGDGDKAPLTKLILSGANFSNEAEAFANVEPSFLSFLDVSNSSIQGFYFLLDMKMLKYLDLSRSMMGDDSVEAVAFIGANLINLNLSKTRVTSAGIAIFAQHVPKLEYLSLSHALIDDLALSYIGLISSLKAVDLSNTKIKGYIHRDEETKLTLSLEALQGLSNLQSLNLEHTQISDAALAPVSSFQNLIHLSLRSVSLTDGTLHHLSSLSSKLTNLVVCDAVLTNCGLDLFRPPVALKMLDLRGCWLLTKEVISSFCAKHPAIELKHELVGMSMPDQSNPYRPSPLRMLSGHSQMSRKQGKMPVSSAMPLHFIDQRLKYSREELLALQYKSVSLDPQERGLAMPEMHCDEEKD; encoded by the exons ATGGAGACCCAATTGGTGCGTTTATGCTTAGAAGCAGCTTCTGAAAGTAAGGATGCTGTTGAAAGATGGCGGAGACAGCGCCGGAGTTTGCAGAGCCTTCCTTCTCCTCTCGCTGACGATCTCCTTCGCCGCCTCCATCTCCGCCGCCTCCTTTACCCTTCTTTGCTCGA aGTTTTCAAACTAAGCGTGGAGGTGGTTGATCTGAGAGGTGACAATGCTGTGGATGCAGAGTGGCTGGCCTATTTGGGCGCATTTCGTTACTTGCGTTACTTGAATCTTGCTGATTGCCATAGAATCACCAGTTCTGCGATTTGGGCTTTAAGTG GGATTAGTAATTTGAGAGAATTGGACCTTTCAAGATGTGCCAAGTTTAATGATGCTGGTATCAGGCACCTTCTGTCCATTTCCACATTAGAAATACTGCGCTTTTCAGAAACAGGCGTAACTGCTAACGGGGTTGCACTTCTTTCTTCTCTTAGAAATTTGTCTGTCTTGGATTTGGGTGGTTTGCCAGTCACAGATGATGTATTGACTTCTCTCCAg GTTTTAACAAAGCTAGAGTATCTTGACCTCTGGGGAAGTAACATATCTAACAAAGGGGTCGATGTTCTTCGATTATTTCCGAAACTGAGTTTTCTCAGCATTGGCTGGACTAATGTTACAAGGTTGCCATCTATGCCATCTCTTGAAAGCTTAAACTTGAGCAACTGCACTATTGAGTCTATACTTAAAGGTGATGGTGATAAAGCTCCTTTAACTAAACTGATATTATCAGGAGCCAATTTCTCAAACGAGGCTGAAGCTTTTGCGAACGTAGAACCCAGTTTTCTGTCTTTCTTGGATGTTTCCAATTCATCTATTCAGGGTTTCTACTTCTTACTTGATATGAAAATGTTGAAATACTTGGATCTTAGTCGTAGCATGATGGGTGATGATTCAGTTGAAGCTGTTGCATTTATAGGAGCCaacttgataaatttaaatCTCAGCAAAACAAGAGTTACCTCTGCTGGAATAGCAATTTTCGCTCAACATGTTCCGAAGCTTGAATATCTATCACTATCTCATGCTCTAATCGATGATTTGGCCCTTTCATATATTGGTTTGATATCTTCGCTAAAGGCTGTTGACTTGAGCAATACAAAAATCAAAG GTTATATTCACCGAGATGAAGAAACAAAATTGACTCTTTCGCTGGAAGCACTGCAGGGGCTCAGTAATTTACAAAGCTTAAATTTGGAGCATACACAAATCTCGGATGCAGCCCTAGCCCCTGTTTCAAGCTTCCAAAATTTGATTCATTTATCTCTTAGAAGTGTTTCCCTCACGGATGGGACATTGCACCATTTGTCTTCTCTATCATCAAAGCTGACAAATCTTGTTGTTTGTGATGCTGTGCTGACAAACTGTGGCCTAGATTTATTCAGACCTCCAGTGGCACTGAAGATGCTAGACCTGAGGGGATGTTGGCTCTTGACCAAGGAGGTTATATCGTCATTTTGCGCAAAACATCCTGCAATTGAATTAAAGCATGAATTGGTTGGCATGTCGATGCCAGATCAAAGTAATCCTTATCGTCCATCTCCGTTGCGCATGCTTTCCGGACATTCACAAATGAGCCGGAAGCAAGGAAAGATGCCTGTGTCTTCAGCCATGCCTCTCCATTTTATAG ATCAAAGATTGAAGTATAGCAGAGAAGAATTACTTGCATTACAATATAAATCTGTATCTCTTGATCCTCAAGAGAGAGGTCTTGCAATGCCAGAGATGCATTGTGATGAAGAAAAGGATTAA